A single region of the Branchiostoma lanceolatum isolate klBraLanc5 chromosome 1, klBraLanc5.hap2, whole genome shotgun sequence genome encodes:
- the LOC136420863 gene encoding putative protein 2 isoform X2, which produces MNMYKCTLLVPVFWLLLLTLTTDSVSAEGQYDDRRCKCVCPPRVINNVTRKVYLKNNIARDDCECGKVVDPLPDNPVEFCLRCECEYESRNTMLMKVLVLFVLAVLGVLVVYAGFVMCLEPLCAKPQQPTFPDSGPRHAQDGRPHLVRSASMLGRVDSARQRWKKQVEVQRVNVYDRRNILS; this is translated from the exons ATGAACATGTACAAGTGTACCCTGCTCGTACCTGTGTTCTGGCTGCTGCTGCTGACGCTGACTACCGATTCTGTGTCGGCTGAG GGCCAGTACGATGACAGGAGATGTAAGTGTGTGTGCCCACCTCGGGTCATCAACAACGTGACCAGGAAGGTCTATCTGAAGAACAACATAGCCAGGGACGACTG TGAGTGTGGCAAGGTTGTGGATCCTTTACCTGACAACCCTGTGGAGTTCTGCCTGCGATGTGAGTGTGAATATGAGAGTAGAAACACCATGCTGATGAAG GTTCTGGTACTGTTTGTGTTAGCTGTACTTGGGGTACTGGTGGTGTATGCTGGGTTCGTCATGTGTTTGGAGCCACTGTGTGCCAAGCCACAACAGCCAACCTTCCCTGACTCTGGACCAAGACATGCGCAG GATGGCAGACCACATCTGGTCCGCTCAGCCTCCATGTTGGGCCGCGTGGACAGCGCACGGCAGAGATGGAAGAAACAAGTGGAAGTCCAGCGAGTCAACGTCTACGACAGACGCAACATCCTTAGTTAA
- the LOC136420877 gene encoding XK-related protein 9-like, translating to MMRKSLLMHHAQVHPYIAKIDEEGESLDQSADAATSARSQPYVTNAPSSSRAQVQEGNTKKQPTLTHGMALQGFSRSKNAAKEAQQGLSVQTEKPAAAEAACFRGCMSWLWQQRPIKIVCLVLIPLALYAGDVIPDILLAVQYYRANQLQYFGLTVGFVLGPSVIVQIVSLVVLSQETDVLKSCRSVLYILHLFQLGVVINYAALFLRVWRRMKVTHKRHVAKGLAVLHLFEAALESVPQLCLQLFIVLQGGAPSAVQILSMSVSLLASIKSVLVAFHVFTPKEENLRFWKIAVRFTIILFWKVLEVCARVLVIGLFASALGSWCLLPLGVQWVVMVTVTLWSEPSVRDCMGFLLAVLSAAVDTFSVTFSMDHNRTFWTNSILTLAGNVAMATAWYILRTAPQWYDLPALIFILAGSGVGGVLGGVLAVVYERLKTPWHSCTKLLSRK from the coding sequence ATGATGAGGAAAAGTCTCCTGATGCACCATGCGCAGGTGCACCCCTACATCGCCAAAATCGACGAGGAGGGAGAGTCTTTGGACCAATCAGCGGACGCGGCCACGTCTGCTCGTTCCCAGCCTTATGTCACGAATGCACCGTCATCGAGTCGTGCCCAGGTTCAAGAAGGTAACACTAAGAAACAGCCGACTCTCACCCACGGTATGGCTCTGCAGGGGTTCAGTCGCTCCAAGAATGCTGCAAAAGAGGCTCAACAAGGACTTTCAGTACAGACTGAAAAGCCTGCAGCAGCTGAGGCGGCGTGTTTTCGGGGCTGCATGTCGTGGCTGTGGCAACAACGGCCGATAAAAATTGTTTGTTTAGTTCTGATACCATTGGCGTTGTATGCAGGGGACGTGATTCCAGACATCCTCCTAGCGGTGCAGTACTACCGTGCAAACCAACTGCAGTACTTCGGACTAACGGTAGGGTTCGTCCTCGGTCCGTCAGTGATCGTGCAGATCGTGTCTTTGGTCGTGTTGTCCCAGGAGACTGATGTCCTGAAGTCGTGTCGGTCGGTGCTGTACATTTTGCACCTGTTCCAACTGGGCGTGGTCATCAACTACGCCGCGCTGTTCCTCCGGGTGTGGCGACGGATGAAAGTGACGCACAAGCGCCACGTGGCTAAAGGCCTTGCGGTGCTACACCTGTTTGAAGCTGCCTTGGAATCCGTGCCACAGTTGTGCCTGCAGTTGTTTATCGTGCTACAAGGAGGCGCTCCTAGCGCAGTGCAGATCCTGTCCATGTCCGTGTCACTGCTCGCTTCCATCAAATCCGTGCTTGTCGCCTTCCACGTCTTCACACCCAAAGAGGAAAATCTGCGCTTCTGGAAGATCGCCGTTCGCTTCACCATCATCCTCTTCTGGAAGGTTCTGGAGGTTTGCGCACGCGTGCTTGTCATCGGGCTGTTCGCCTCTGCCCTTGGCAGTTGGTGTCTCCTGCCGTTGGGCGTACAGTGGGTTGTCATGGTGACCGTGACGCTGTGGTCGGAACCCTCCGTGCGGGACTGTATGGGCTTCCTGCTAGCCGTACTGTCCGCTGCCGTGGACACGTTCAGCGTCACTTTCTCCATGGACCACAACCGAACCTTCTGGACCAACTCTATCCTCACCCTGGCCGGAaacgtcgccatggcaacggcctggTACATCCTGCGGACCGCGCCGCAGTGGTACGACCTTCCCGCCTTGATTTTTATATTGGCGGGTTCCGGGGTGGGGGGTGTCCTGGGGGGTGTGTTAGCTGTGGTGTACGAGCGTTTGAAGACTCCCTGGCACTCCTGCACCAAACTTCTCAGCAGGAAATAA
- the LOC136420863 gene encoding uncharacterized protein isoform X1 has product MNMYKCTLLVPVFWLLLLTLTTDSVSAEGQYDDRRCKCVCPPRVINNVTRKVYLKNNIARDDCECGKVVDPLPDNPVEFCLRCECEYESRNTMLMKVLVLFVLAVLGVLVVYAWFIMCVGCVFPGSGTVCVSCTCCVGGVCCVGLSCVLDVCSQVLVLFVLAVLGVLVVYAWFVMCVGCVFPASGTVCVCCTCCVGGVCCVGLSCVLDVCSQVLVLFVLAVLAV; this is encoded by the exons ATGAACATGTACAAGTGTACCCTGCTCGTACCTGTGTTCTGGCTGCTGCTGCTGACGCTGACTACCGATTCTGTGTCGGCTGAG GGCCAGTACGATGACAGGAGATGTAAGTGTGTGTGCCCACCTCGGGTCATCAACAACGTGACCAGGAAGGTCTATCTGAAGAACAACATAGCCAGGGACGACTG TGAGTGTGGCAAGGTTGTGGATCCTTTACCTGACAACCCTGTGGAGTTCTGCCTGCGATGTGAGTGTGAATATGAGAGTAGAAACACCATGCTGATGAAG GTTCTGGTACTGTTTGTGTTAGCTGTACTTGGGGTACTGGTGGTGTATGCTTGGTTTATCATGTGTGTTGGATGTGTGTTCCCAGGTTCTGGTACTGTTTGTGTTAGCTGTACTTGCTGTGTAGGTGGTGTATGCTGTGTTGGTTTGTCATGTGTGTTGGATGTGTGTTCCCAGGTTCTGGTACTGTTTGTGTTAGCTGTACTTGGGGTACTGGTGGTGTATGCTTGGTTTGTCATGTGTGTTGGATGTGTGTTCCCAGCTTCTGGTACTGTTTGTGTTTGCTGTACTTGCTGTGTAGGTGGTGTATGCTGTGTTGGTTTGTCATGTGTGTTGGATGTGTGTTCCCAGGTTCTGGTACTGTTTGTGTTAGCTGTACTTGCTGTGTAG